The following are encoded together in the Halopiger aswanensis genome:
- a CDS encoding DUF447 domain-containing protein, producing MSGNGPDERAGAAADGAGGWPVDLTGVTETVVTTLGPNGLWNAAALGVFTGDEDGDSDSGAASKPPTATAKTWGNTRTRRNFRRQGEGYVQFVDDPVTFVDAALSISEHEAPVLESAAAWTRVAVESIDRGTENGTEWVAWRLRPLESAIERETVPTINRGFGAVVEATVAASRLGVVGYDDDQLRERLAYCESVVERAGGPRERAALERVRECADW from the coding sequence ATGAGCGGCAACGGACCCGACGAGCGAGCCGGAGCCGCTGCAGACGGAGCCGGGGGGTGGCCCGTCGACCTCACCGGCGTCACCGAAACCGTCGTGACGACGCTCGGACCCAACGGCCTGTGGAACGCCGCCGCACTCGGCGTATTCACCGGCGACGAGGACGGTGACAGCGACTCCGGGGCGGCCTCGAAGCCGCCGACGGCGACCGCCAAAACGTGGGGCAACACCCGCACCCGCCGCAACTTCCGCCGCCAGGGCGAGGGTTACGTCCAGTTTGTCGACGACCCCGTCACCTTCGTCGACGCCGCGCTCTCGATCTCCGAACACGAAGCGCCGGTCCTCGAGTCGGCGGCCGCCTGGACGCGGGTCGCCGTCGAGTCGATCGACCGCGGAACCGAGAACGGAACTGAGTGGGTGGCGTGGCGTCTCCGCCCGCTCGAGTCCGCGATCGAGCGCGAGACGGTGCCGACGATTAACCGCGGGTTCGGCGCCGTCGTCGAGGCTACCGTCGCCGCTTCCCGGCTCGGCGTAGTCGGCTACGACGACGATCAGCTCCGCGAGCGGCTCGCGTACTGCGAATCGGTCGTCGAGCGCGCCGGCGGTCCACGGGAGCGCGCCGCGCTCGAGCGCGTTCGCGAGTGTGCCGATTGGTGA